From the genome of Oxyura jamaicensis isolate SHBP4307 breed ruddy duck chromosome 2, BPBGC_Ojam_1.0, whole genome shotgun sequence, one region includes:
- the LOC118161493 gene encoding macrophage mannose receptor 1-like: MKHLAMAVRLLLAFFFSFSTALQVPDSGKFLIYNEDSKLCAQAQNTSSVITATCDEHNEFQQFRWISAMQLLSMGMKLCLGALAKDDEVAVTLETCNRTNELQQWGCRNETLAIKGTDLFLNYGKGKGKKIRLSKGTGKGSRWKIHGTANAVCSQHYEDMYTLGGNTFGAPCVFPFKFNGKWYAECIAQSGDADSLWCATSSDFDKDQRFGYCPLKDTIHKDFWKTNPLTGTYYQINTNSLLTWHQAKKSCQQQNAELLSVTDLHEEMFLLGLTNDLGFNAKLWTGLVNRLNGGWEWTGGSPFRYLNWAPGNPSVEPIKMCGTFQGRNGKWENLACDQKLGYICQKRNSTVDSSTIASGDIKPVKCPREWVAYVGHCYRIYRTPKIWKQAQSSCRKEDGDLTSIHNIEEYSFIVSQLGYKPDDELWIGLNDFRFQMYFEWSDGTPVTYTKWHHNQPTHTRNKADCVVMNGEDGAWADSACETKLGYICKRKPLAEESGEAEVTYPGCQKGWMKHGFYCYSTGQLPATFSEAKQICEENKAHLATVTDRYEQAFLTSVIGFNPAKHFWIGLSDTEEEGTFKWASGDAVIFTHWNVGMPGREPGCVAMRTGTSAGLWDILNCEEKNMFLCKQLVEGVTPPPPPTNPPLPSCLEGWHSVPQSSFCFKIFQRGREKMETWLGARDFCRAIGGDLACIHSEEEQNLIAGMKRDYLHMSYWMGLSALDSDGGFTWSDGSPVNFEKWANGEPNNYDGNEKCGVFNGYNDMNWNDLFCEHMQDYVCQIKKGASLKPEPTYTFDYEYIVSEDDWIIYNHKEYYFSKEAMAMEKARDYCKKNGGDLAIIEGESERTFLWKYIFYKDWGNNFYIGLSVSLDKTFRWMDGTPVNYVAWAPNEPNFANNDENCVVMYTQTGTWNDLNCGSVELFICERLNRTVRPTIAPTTPPPKGGCPEDWLLFDNKCFKIFGLDENDTLTWHAARNNCINFGGNLATISKKETQAFLMSLLKNAATDAWVGLNDINQEHVYLWTDGSPVYYTNWAKGSRSYYSKDDCVYMIKNPIEQAGKWKDEECKASKSYICQKNTDPNLQNSQPTVPMFGFNNYGDDRYAVINYKMSWEEAQKNCRDQYAELASILDPYAESYLWLQILKHGEPVWIGLNSNTTRGRYMWSDRRRSRYYNWASGEPNKNTACAYLDLDGFWKTTSCNETFLSLCKQSDELIPSEPPQLPGKCPEPKRGRSWIPFRGHCYYVHTTSEESWPDASMMCIQMGASLVSIEDPAELNFLLLYLSPLASDFRRFWIGLFKNIDGEWLWADRSVVEYVNWEKGEPTVIFDEHCVDMDVSSGAWRNYYCSVDQNFICKIPKIIEVEPTHDSSVNKASKREAAASSSHSLSVMIVILIFLLLAGTGLTVYFFYKKRHEQKTITASFDNAIYCGDTDPGTHESRCLVTNIEENEQATV; the protein is encoded by the exons ATGAAACACCTGGCAATGGCTGTCCGCCTGCTcctggcttttttcttttcctttagtaCAGCTCTTCAAGTGCCCG ATAGTGGAAAATTTCTAATCTATAATGAAGACAGCAAGCTCTGTGCCCAAGCTCAGAACACTAGCTCGGTCATAACGGCCACTTGTGATGAGCACAACGAGTTCCAGCAGTTCCGGTGGATCTCTGCCATGCAGCTGCTCAGCATGGGGATGAAGCTGTGCCTGGGAGCACTTGCCAAGGATGACGAGGTTGCCGTCACATTGGAAACCTGCAACAGGACGAATGAGCTTCAGCAGTGGGGATGTAGAAATGAAACCCTTGCAATTAAAGGCACTGATTTATTTCTCAACTATggcaaagggaaggggaagaaaatcagGCTGTCCAAAGGAACAGGCAAAGGGAGCAGGTGGAAAATCCATGGAACCGCAAACGCTGTGTGCTCCCAGCACTACGAGG ATATGTATACACTGGGAGGAAATACTTTTGGTGCTCCTTGTGTGTTCCCTTTCAAGTTCAATGGTAAATGGTACGCAGAGTGCATCGCTCAGAGTGGTGACGCAGACTCTCTCTGGTGTGCAACTTCTTCAGATTTTGATAAAGACCAACGTTTTGGATATTGCCCATTAAAAG aCACCATCCACAAAgacttctggaaaacaaatcctTTGACAGGAACCTACTATCAGATAAACACAAACTCACTGCTGACATGGCACCAAGCAAAgaaaagctgccagcagcagaatgCAGAATTATTAAGTGTCACGGACCTtcatgaagaaatgtttttattag GGCTCACTAATGATCTGGGTTTCAATGCCAAACTCTGGACTGGTCTTGTCAACAGACTTAATGGTGGCTGGGAATGGACTGGGGGTAGTCCTTTCAGATATCTAAACTGGGCTCCAG GAAATCCCTCTGTGGAACCTATAAAAATGTGTGGGACATTCCAAGGCAGGAATGGCAAATGGGAAAACCTGGCATGTGATCAGAAACTGGGATATATTTGCCAAAAGAGAAACTCCACCGTGGATTCCTCCACTATTGCCTCAG gtgaCATAAAGCCTGTTAAGTGCCCCAGAGAATGGGTAGCCTATGTAGGTCATTGCTATAGAATTTACAGAACACCCAAAATATGGAAACAAGCCCAGTCATCTTGCAGAAAAGAAGATGGAGACCTGACGAGTATTCATAATATTGAGGAGTACAGTTTTATAGTGTCTCAGCTTGGGTACA AGCCAGATGATGAGCTGTGGATTGGTCTAAATGACTTCAGgtttcaaatgtattttgaatgGAGTGATGGGACACCTGTGACGTACACCAAATGGCATCACAACCAGCCGACCCATACACGCAATAAGGCAGACTGCGTTGTTATGAATGGAGAG GATGGAGCTTGGGCTGACAGTGCTTGTGAAACAAAGCTTGGTTACATCTGTAAAAGAAAACCTTTGGCAGAAGAATCAGGGGAAGCTGAGGTTACTTACCCGGGCTGCCAGAAA GGCTGGATGAAGCATGGCTTTTACTGTTACTCCACTGGGCAGTTACcagcaacattttcagaagcaaaacaaatctgtgaagaaaataaagctcaCCTGGCTACTGTGACCGACAG ATATGAACAGGCTTTTTTGACTTCTGTAATTGGATTTAATCcagcaaaacatttctggatTGGCCTCTCAGACACGGAAGAAGAGGGGACATTCAAGTGGGCTAGTGGGGATGCGGTCATCTTCACCCACTGGAACGTAGGGATGCCAG GAAGGGAGCCAGGCTGCGTGGCCATGAGAACAGGAACTTCAGCTGGATTATGGGATATTCTcaactgtgaagaaaaaaatatgtttctgtgcAAGCAGCTGGTGGAGGGTgtgacccccccaccccctccaaCGAATCCCCCACTCCCGTCCTGCCTGGAGGGATGGCATTCTGTTCCTCAGAGCAGCTTTTGCTTCAAA atttttcagagaggaagggagaagatgGAAACATGGCTTGGAGCAAGAGATTTTTGCAGAGCCATTGGAGGAGATCTGGCATGTATTCACAGTGAAGAAGAACAAAACCTAATAGCGGGCAT GAAGAGAGATTATCTTCACATGTCTTACTGGATGGGTTTAAGTGCTTTGGACTCTGATGGAGGATTTACATGGAGTGACGGCTCACCA gtaaattttgaaaaatgggCGAATGGAGAACCAAACAATTAcgatggaaatgaaaaatgtggagTGTTTAATGGCTACAATGATATGAACTggaatgatttattttgtgaacATATGCAGGACTATGTTTGCCaaataaaaaaag GAGCATCATTGAAACCAGAGCCTACGTACACATTTG ATTATGAATATATTGTTAGTGAAGATGACTGGATAATATATAATCATAAGGAATACTACTTTAGCAAGGAAGCAATGGCAATGGAAAAAGCGAGGGACTACTGCAAGAAGAATGGTGGTGATCTTGCCATCATTGAGGGTGAAAGTGAAAGAacatttctttggaaatat ATTTTCTATAAAGATTGGGGAAATAACTTCTATATTGGCTTAAGTGTGAGCCTTGATAAGACATTCCG atggatggatggaacTCCTGTCAACTATGTTGCCTGGGCTCCAAATGAACCCAACTTTGCAAATAATGATGAAAACTGTGTGGTTATGTATACCCAAACAG GTACGTGGAATGATCTCAACTGTGGCAGTGTTGAATTATTCATCTGTGAAAGGCTTAACAGAACTGTTCGCCCAACTATTGCTCCcaccacaccaccaccaaaggGTGGGTGTCCAGAAGACTGGCTTCTCTTTGATAACAAG tgtttcaaaatattCGGCCTTGATGAAAATGATACACTGACGTGGCACGCTGCACGGAACAATTGTATTAATTTTGGAGGAAACCTGGCTACTatttcaaaaaaggaaacacaag ctttcctCATGTCCCTCTTAAAAAATGCTGCAACTGATGCCTGGGTTGGACTGAATGACATAAATCAGGAGCATGTTTACTTATGGACAGATGGAAGCCCAGTTTACTACACAAATTGGGCAAAAGGTTCCCGAAGTTATTATAGTAAG GATGACTGTGTCTATATGATAAAGAACCCTATTGAACAGGCAGGGAAATGGAAAGATGAAGAATGTAAAGCAAGCAAAAGCTACATATGCCAGAAAAACACTG ACCCTAACCTGCAAAATTCCCAACCCACGGTCCCGATGTTCGGCTTTAACAATTATGGTGATGACCGCTATGCAGTCATCAACTACAAAATGAGCTGGGAAGAGGCACAGAAGAACTGCAGAGACCAATATGCAGAACTTGCCAGCATTCTGGATCCTTATGCTGAATCCTACCTGTGGTTACAAATATTAAAGCATGGGGAGCCTGTATGGATTGGTCTTAACAGCAACACA aCTCGTGGCCGTTACATGTGGTCAGATAGAAGGAGGAGCAGGTATTATAACTGGGCCAGTGGAGAGCCAAATAAAAACACGGCCTGTGCCTATCTAGATCTGGACGGTTTTTGGAAGACAACATCTtgcaatgaaacatttttatctctCTGTAAACAATCTGACG AGTTAATCCCTAGTGAACCACCACAGCTTCCTGGAAAGTGTCCTGAACCGAAGCGTGGTAGATCTTGGATTCCCTTCCGTGGCCATTGCTACTATGTTCACACCACTTCTGAAGAAAGCTGGCCTGATGCTTCCATGATGTGTATTCAGATGG GTGCTTCTCTGGTTTCCATAGAAGATCCAGCTGAACTGAACTTCCTTTTACTTTACTTGTCTCCACTTGCAAGTGACTTCAGAAGGTTTTGGATAGgattattcaaaaatattgatg GGGAATGGTTATGGGCAGACAGAAGTGTGGTAGAATATGTCAACTGGGAGAAAGGAGAGCCTACAGTAATTTTTGATGAACACTGTGTTGACATGGATGTCTCAAGTGGAGCCTGGAGGAACTATTACTGCTCTGTTGACCagaatttcatttgcaaaatcCCCAAAA ttattgaAGTTGAACCAACCCATGATTCATCTGTCAATAAAG